Below is a window of Flavobacterium sp. CFS9 DNA.
TTCTTAAGCAGCATCGCAATGGTCATTGGCCCTACTCCACCAGGAACCGGTGTAATAAATGATGATTTTTTACTTACTCCGTCAAAATCAACGTCTCCTGTAATTACATATCCTTTTGGGTGTGAAGCATCTTCAACTCTTGTAATTCCAACATCAATTACCACTACTCCATCTTTCACCATGTCTGCTTTTAAGTAATTTGGCACTCCCAATGCTGTGATAATAATATCAGCACTTCTGGTATACTCCTCGATATTTTGGGTTCTGCTATGCGTTAGAGTTACTGTAGAATCTCCCGGATTTCCTTTACGGCTCATTAAAAGACTCATTGGTCGGCCCACGATATGACTTCTGCCAATAACAACAGTATGTTTTCCTGCAGTTTCAATATTGTAACGCTCTAACAACTGCATGATTCCAAATGGTGTTGCAGGAATAAAGCTGTCCATCTCTAAAGCCATTTTTCCAAAATTCGCAGGATGAAATCCATCAACATCTTTGTCAGGATCAATAGCCATTAGAATCTTTTGTTCGCTGATGTGTTTTGGCAAAGGCAACTGCACAATAAATCCGTCCAGATTATCGTCTTCGTTCAGTTCTTTAATTTTTGCCAGCAGTTCTGTTTCTGTAATTGTTTCAGGTAAACTCACCAAAGTCGAGTCAAAGCCAATTTGCTGGCAAGATCTTACTTTACTCCCTACGTAAGTTAAGCTTGCTCCATCAGTCCCAACGATTACTGCTGCCAAATGAGGTACTTTTCCTCCGGCATCTTTTATCGATTGAACTTCGGCTGCAATTTCGTTTTTAATGTCTTCAGCTGTTTTTTTACCGTCTAGTAGTTGCATTGTTTTGTTTAAAGTTAAATGTTCTAAGTTAAAAGTGAGAAGTTAAGTTTCTCTTATATCAATTTAATTAAAAAATTTAAGGTCTAAAATTCCAGCATATCGCTTGAAACTTTAAACCTTAAACTTTTATTTTTATCTCGGCATTCCGCCTGGCATTCCTTTCATTCCGCCCATCATCTTCATCAGATTTTTTCCGCCCGGACCCTGCATCATCTTCATCATCTTACTCATTTGGTCAAACTGCTTCATTAACTGATTTACCTGCTCGACTTTGGTTCCGGAACCTTTAGCGATTCTGGCTTTTCTTTTCACGTCGATTATGGAAGGCTTACTTCTTTCTATCGGCGTCATCGAGTGGATGATCGCCTCAATATGTTTAAAAGCATCATCTTCTATCTCTACGTCTTTCATGGCTTTTGAAGCACCAGGTATCATTCCAACCAGGTCTTTCATGTTACCCATTTTCTTTACTTGCTGAATTTGTGTAAGGAAGTCGTCGAAACCAAATTCGTTTTTAGCAATTTTCTTTTGAAGTTTTCTGGCTTCTTCTTCATCAAACTGCTCCTGCGCTCTTTCTACAAGCGACACAACGTCACCCATACCTAAGATACGTTCGGCCATACGATCCGGATAGAAAACATCAATTGCTTCCATCTTCTCACCTGTACCCACAAATTTGATTGGTTTGTTTACAACCGATTTAATCGAAATTGCAGCTCCACCACGTGTATCACCATCTAATTTTGTTAAAATAACACCATCAAAATTCAGGATGTCATTGAAGGCTTTTGCTGTATTTACAGCATCCTGTCCTGTCATAGAATCTACAACGAACAACGTTTCCTGAGGCTGAATTGCTTTATGAACACGAGCAATTTCGTCCATCATTTCCTGATCTACTGCTAAACGACCGGCCGTATCGACAATTACTACGTTATAACCATTTGCTTTTGCATGTTTGATTGCGTTTTGAGCAATTTCAACAGGATTTTTATTTTCAGGCTCTGAGTAAACCTCAACACCTATTTGATCTCCCACAACATGTAACTGATTGATCGCCGCAGGACGGTAGATATCACACGCTACTAAAAGTGGTTTTTTGTTTTTCTTTGTCTTTAAGAAATTAGCCAGCTTCCCAGAGAAGGTTGTTTTTCCTGACCCCTGAAGTCCTGACATTAAAATAACTGAAGGATTTCCGGAAAGATTAACACCGGCAACATCACCACCCATCAATTCGGTAAGTTCGTCTTTTACTAACTTCACCAGTAATTGTCCCGGTTGAAGCGTTGTTAAAACGTCCTGACCAATTGCTTTTTCTTTTACTTTAGTGGTAAAATCTTTAGCAATTTTAAAGTTAACATCGGCATCAAGTAAAGCACGACGAACTTCTTTTAAAGTATCGGCAACGTTTACTTCTGTAATTTTACCGTGTCCTTTTAATATATGGAAGGCTTTATCTAACTTATCACTTAAATTATCAAACATACTTTTTTCTTTATTTGAAGTGCAAAGATAATCTAATTAGGCATTTCAGGCAATTTTTATTTAACCACATTTAATTTTGATTTTACCGCAAAGTGCACAAAGTATTACGCAAAGTACGCTATGTTTATTTTGTTCAAAAAATCGCAAAGAAAAAAATTGAAGCCACAGATTAAAAGTATTTTGTTTCACGCAGATTTAGCAGATTTGGCGAATCTATCTTTTGGCCAAGCAAAAAAATCCGCCTAATCTGCGTGCAAAACTTAAGACCTTGTTTTATTATAAAAAAAAGGCGCAAAGAATAAAACCTTTGCGCCTTTGTAACTTTGCCTCTTTGAACCTCAAAAATCTAAAACTGGAAGTAAATAAACGGCTGTGATCCCGCCACTGCTGTTGCATAGACAATCCAATACGTAAATCCGAGAATAATTGCTTTTCCGATCAAAGGTGTTTTATCAAAAACTAATTTCATTTTGGAAGTAATAGCTTCCGGTAAGACATGCCAAACGTATCCGAAAAGCATCAATAAAAATACATTTTTGTACCCTATTATGATTGCCTGCCAATGTTCCGGCTCAAAAGTTAACTGACCAATATTATTGATAACCTGCAAGGCTGTTTCAAAATCTCTGGCACGGAAAAATATCCAACAGAAAACAACAAAGTGGAACGTAATGACGATTGAAAAGAATTTCCATAAAAATCCGGAACCTTTGCCTTCTTTTTTAGGAGGGAAGAATTCCATGAAAATTTTATGAACAGCTAATGCCAATCCGTGTAAGGCTCCCCAAACAATAAACTGCGCTCCGGCTCCGTGCCACAATCCTCCTAAAAGCATCGTGGTAAACAAATTGAAATTGGTCACCAGTGTTTGGTTTCTCTTTTTGGAAAGTAAAAAAGTCAGGCAGAAAAGCACCAATGCCCCAATTGCGATCCCTAGTGGAATGAAACTCTCATTTATGTTTGAAATTCCCCAAAGCAATAATCCGAAGAAGAATAAACTCGGGAATAAAAACCCTGCAAATGTTCCTTCACGATTTCCACCGATCGAGATATACAAAAAGTCTTTCAGCCATGTGGATAGTGAAATATGCCATCTTCTCCAGAAATCGGTTATGGAAGTTGACTTATAAGGTGTTCTAAAGTTGGCCGGAAGTTTGAATCCTAACAGCAAAGCGATCCCGATTGCCATATCCGAATATCCTGAGAAGTCGCAGTAAATCTGAATGGCATATCCGTAAGACGCCATTAAATTTTCGAACGAAGTATAATTCATCGGGGTGTCAAAAACACGATCGACGAAGTTTATAGAGATGTAATTTGAAATTACCGTTTTCTTAATCAATCCGCCAATAATCAAAAACAAAGCGTTGTTTACATCTTCTCTGGTCAGGTTTAATTTTTGATAGATCTGAGGTAAAAAATCCTTTGCTCTAACGATTGGTCCTGCCACCAACTGCGGGAAAAACGAAACGAAGAACAAATATTCGATGTAATTCTTGGTTGGTTTAATTTCTTCACGATAGATTTCGATAATATAACTCATCGACTGGAAGGTGTAAAATGAGATTCCAACCGGCAGAAAAATATCGTGCAGTTCGTAATTCCCATGAAACATATCGTTAAAGGTCACAATCATGAAATTCATGTATTTGAAATACCCCAACAATCCCAGATTCAGAATTACACTGATCACTAAATAAATTTTCTTTACACTGTCTTTTGCTTCTCTGTAAATAATCTGACTCAGGCCATAATCAACAACAGACGAAAGTAACAAGAGTAAAAAGTAAATTCCACTTGACTTGTAATAAAAGAAAAGTGAAAAGAGGATCACGTATGTTAATCTCAAATAAAATGTTTTGCGTAAAAAAGCATACACAAAATAAAAAACCAGAAATAATCCGAGGAACAAACCGGTATTAAACAGTAATTTTTCTTCAGGATTGTATATAAACCAGCTTTGAACCTGCTCCGGAGTAATCGCGCCAAAATTCTGAATGAACCAATTATTTATGCTATCTATTGTAATCAACTTAATTCTTTAATTTAAAATTATCGTATGCTTTTAAAAATGCTTCCGCAAACAAATTTCCTTGTTTTTCATATCCTTTTTTAGAATAATGAACCCAATCCGGACCTATTAATCCCGAGGACTTTAAACCACGGATTCCTTCCATCCCTCCCAGTTCATCGTATAAATCCCAAACTGCAAATCCATCTGTTTTGGCTATTTCCATAATACTTTTTGCGTAATCGCGGATATAAACATTAGGTCTTCTTGCTTTGAGTAACGAAGGAGGCGGAGTCATCACAAGGATAGAAACCTTACTATTGTGTTCTTTTACATTTTTTATAAAATCACGCAACTCCTTTATATAAGCGGAAGCTTCCATATGATCGTAGCTTTCGTTTGTTCCTAAAGAAAGAACTATAAGATCGCTATGCAATGCTTTTAACTGTTCAAAAAATAAAGGATATTTATTATAATCTGAAAACTTGGCTCCATTTACTCCAATACTGCTGTAAAGTAAACCCGGTGTATCTCTTTCTAAAACGATTCCGCTCAATTCGTACTTTGAAGCTTCTTTATTTGGAAGTAGAAAAATACGGCTCAATGTTTTTTCGGAATTGAAATAATGGGTAAACGCATCCGATTCGAGATTTAAAGGAACAAATTCTGAACTTGTAATGTTTCTGGGCTTAGTTTCGTTTGTTCGGATTTTCAATGTTCTTCCCGCCCGAATATTATTTGATTTCAGATGATTGTCTTTTCTAATATCGGCTACCGAAACATCGTATTTGTCAGCAATTGTAGAAATCGCTTCTCCTTTTTTGATCTTGTGTGTGATTACTTTTCGCTCTGTCGACTGAATCGTTTTGGTTTGAGAAGATATCGCCAAATCAAACATGTTCTGATTCTGAGGCGTAATAATTTTGATGGTATTGAAATTATACGCCGCATCTTTAACATTCAATTCAACCGCAAATCCGCCATTGTCTCTCCAAAGTGCAATTCCGCTTAAACCAACAGGAACATTTTTGACAGGATGAATGTTGCGATAACTTTCCCAGCCTCTGTTGGAACGAAACCGCTCGTTATAAGAACCGTTTGTTTTGGCCAGCTGATACGGAAAAACCAACCCGCGGCCGCCATTACCAAACTTTTGCTGTAGTTTTTTTCTAATTTCATTAGTCATTAAATCACTCTGAATATGAGAATCTCCCACATGTACCATATTGATTTTTTGACTATTTTGACTTTCGTTCGACTTCAATTTCAAAAAAAACGGCACTAAGACTTCTGCGTTATAAATCCTGTCTCCTGAAAAAGAATCAACAGTGGCTGTATCGGCTTTATGCATCATATTTTTTGTAATTGGAATTGAATCTGTCTTTGGTGTTTTATCGTTTGTTGAGAAAAAAAGACAACAAAAGAAGATAATTAATCTATTCATTTACGCTATCTGTTTTTACCGCTACGGAATCTGTATTAGTCTTCCTGGCTGCTTTCCGTTTGTTGGCATCAGCCTCTCTGTTTACTCTTAATACTTTATATTGCTCGTAACCTTTGTTCAATTGATCGTATACTAATTTACCAATAGCTTTTGCCCCACGCTGGTTAAAGTGTGTATAATCTTTATTGGCTCTGGCCGGAGATTCGTCTACCCATTTCACCATTGATCCGTCGCCTCCCATTAAGGTGTATAAATTCACAAATCCCGATTCGGTTTCAAGAGCATATCTTTTTTGCGCTCTCATTAAAGGAACAACGGCTGAATCAGTTTTCATTTCTAAATCGTATTTGGTTGATTTATCGGCTGTCGAAATGATCAGGATCGAAACTCCCGGAAAAGATTCTTTAATTTTATTCACCGCTTTGGTCATACCTCTTTGGTACCAGGAATAATTTTTGGTTCCGTAATTTAAAACGTTGGTTCCGTAATGCAGAATAACCAAATCGTATTTTAAACTGTTATTAAACCCTTGCATTACATTCGCATTAAAGGTAGAAATCGGCAAACCTGAGTTCCCTCTTTGCGAGAAGTTGTCTACATGAACCCCGTTTCCGCTATCAAAATTAAATCCATAGATTGGAATGGAATCGGCATGAATAAAATTGGCTTTGAATCCTTTTATACTTCCCGAAGTTACTTTTAAAGTATTAATCAAATTATTCGGCACAAGGCTTTTTCGCAAGGTATCTTTTCCAATAATGAAATTCACATTTCCTTTTTTAGATCCTCTGCCGTAATATAAAGTCGGACTATCTAAAGTTGTTGCGTGTTTGTTTAAACCTGCTTCGTACTGAACCCAGGTAGTATTTGATTTATCATTGGCAAAAAACACGTGCCCGTTTACACCAAATGGACTTGTTGGATGTTTCACGTTCAGATACGATTGCATTTTCCAGTTTTTGGAAGCCGAAGATTTTACCGAACCACGTGATGCCGCAGATTCTGAATTGATCGACACAAAACCAACTCCGCTTCCGCCAAAACGTTCCTGGTAATTGGCGCGAACATCCTGTACAATTAAATCACCATCGGTCATGGAATCTCCATAATAGGCAATTCTCACTTTGGCTTGCGGATTATTCTCCAGCTGGTATAATTTTTCGTAAAAAGAAATCAGGTATTGGTATCCTTTGTAGTTATCGAAAGTTTCAGACGGAAATTCGATTCCTTCCGAAGCATCGAAAACAATCTTCTCTCTCATTTCATTTTTCTCCTCTTCGGTCAGACTGTCTCCATCCTGTCCCAGAGAATCATTTGCAACTGACTCTAAAAGCAGACTATCGATTAGTACATTTTTAGAATCTACTTTACTATCCGAAAAGATCTTGTCCGGTAAGATTTGCTTAAACCCGATGAAAGCTATAAATGCCAGCGCCACAATGGCAAAAGACTGAAAGAAATAAGATTTTGTATTCACTCGTAATAATAATTTTGAAGAAAGGATTCACTAAAAATTTCATTTCAAAATTCCTGTTAATTCCTTATAAAAAAGTACGGGCAAAGATAGAATTAAACAATTAATTTCTAGGTTCTTTTTAACATTAAAATAATACAAAAAAAAGAGGCTGAACGAATCCAACCCCTTTATCAAAAAAAAATAAAAAAACAAAGCTAATGATTAACTAAATTTTAAAATGTATTGAGCATAATTTACTCTTTGCATCTTTATTGAACTATAATTTTACCCGTTTTCACCTCTTTACTTCCTGAAAGAATTTTATAAAAATAAATTCCTTTTGCATAACCTGAAGGAATGTTCCAGCTTACCACCTGATTAGGTGTTACCGTTCCTCTAAAAACTGATTTTTCGTTTCGTATTGTTTCAGAATAAACTACTATTTCAATTTCTTTATTGGTTGAGAAATTTGTTGCAAAATTTACAACTTCAGTTGTTGGGTTTGGGTAAACTGTTAAATCAGAAGAAGCAGTCTCAATATTACTTATTGTGGCCATTCTTGCAGAACTTGCTACTGGAAAAATTGTGACTGTATTACTAAAAGAAACTTTATCTTTTGAATAAACTTTTCTATAAAATTTAAGAGGCAAGCCACCTATAGAACGTTGATAATAATCAATATCAGCACCAACCATTTGCACTTCTCCTATGACTTCCCCTTCAAACTCGTTGTAAGCATAATATTCATATCTAAAATAACCTATTCCTCCAACTGGTGTACTTCCCAAAATACGATACCCTCCCAACATTACATTATCCTTATAAAGGGTAATAACATTATTGGTAATCTCTTTTGCAGGTGGTGCCGGAATAACCGTCAAGGTTACTTCGTTACTTATAGGTATATTATCAGCACTACCTTTTTTCTTTACAGCTCTCCTATATGTAGTTGTCTCCGAAAGATAACCTGGATAAATTGAATAAGATCCTTCTCCTGGCATAAGTGCCCAAATTCCGTTGCTACTTTTTTTCTCCCATACATATTCATAATCGTATTGCGACGAGGGTATAAAAATGCCTGAAATTTCGGGCGCAATACTTCCCTCATCAATATTCAAATCAGAAATTATGGTGTTTCTGTAATTATGAAAAATGGTAATCAGATTATCAAACTTTGAAGTTGGAGGATTTATAACCTGTGCCTTATAATTTACTGTAATTTTAATCATATCAGCTTCATCCTGAAAACAACTTCCATTAGTTGAAAATTTATAAGTAACCCGAGTATCAGAACTTACAGTTCTTTTGAATTTAAAAACAATGTTTGTTTCATTCTGATAGTAATCCATTATACTTCCTTTCGAATAGCTAAATATCTGAAGACCTTCCGTATTGCCACAGGACATCGTTTCAAGAACAATAGGAGCACTCTCAGCACTACCATAGAATTTCACCCGAATACTTGCTTCACCTTCAACACCAGAAGCGACATCGATCGATTTTGTTTTGGAATCATACTTTACACTACCTTGGCAGAAAACTAAATGCGTAATAAAAAACAAAAAAAGTAAAGTAATTTTTTTCATGTTAAAACAAATTAATAGGTTTAAAAAAACCACGAGTAAACTAATACCTCGTGGCTCTTATTTTTTTAAAATTATTTAAGAATTGCGTACTCTAAAGTAACATAACCTCTAATTCCTGCTTCATTTGTCATAGCCAGGAATTTAACTTTATAATAATTTCCGGCTGCATCTTTCACAACATAAAAACGATCTGCTCTTATGCTTGGTAAAGTAGTTGGTCCACCACCACTTCTCCAGTTAGAACCAATAACTCTCTGGTCTGTTTTTGAAAGTGTGAAATTTGATTCTACTACATTTGCTTTAGCAAAAGCTGCATAAGTTACATCAGCCGTAACTAAAACCTGATAAACCTGAGTTCCTGATTTTGCATTCGTTGTGATAAAATCAGAAAAACCGTAAGTCACATCACCGCTACCCATATTAAAATAGTTGGTAAATACTGTAAAGTTTAAGTCCCATTTTGCTTTTTGCGGCTCAACTGCAACTGTATTTCCTGTCGCTAAACTGAAAAATGTAAAGTTAAAATCAGCATCTTTTGCAATTACTTTTTCTGTAAATGTAGCAGAAGTTAAATCAGCGTATTGAATTTTGTATCCATTACCGTTTCTTAAGATTCTAACTTTTTTCCATCCTCTTGAATCACCATCAACACTAACTGAACCTTTTGCCGGCACTGCTGTTGAAACTTTAAATCCAAGATTCACTAAATATACTTTATTGTCTGCATCTGTTGCAGAAACTTCAGCAATAGCAGTTCCTACTCCTGCTCCTGCACCAGCTAAAACACCGGTTGGATTATCAACATATCCGTTTGATGAAGGGTTCTCACCAGCTCCAACTGAAACATTGGTGTCGATTGTTTGAGATACTGTAATATCAGATGTAGCTAATTTTTTAACAGCCATTTTAACCGATCCGTTCAAAACAACTCTAAAATCATCACCTGATGAGAATCCGAAATCCCATGATTCTCTGTTTACGGCTTTAAATTCTGCAGCACTTAAGTCAAGATAAACCTGATTTGGCTGATTAGGACCTCCAACAGTAGGCTGTAAAGTTGCCCCAACAGTTGGGATCTCAACTGGAGTATCGTCGTCACTTGAGCAAGATGCAAGTGATAAGAAAGCGAATGATAGTAATAAAAGTTTTTTCATTGTATTTATGTATTAAGTATTTAAAAATTAAGATTATATGCTAATTTAAAAAAGTAAGAACGTCCGTATGCGAGCATTAAATTCGAAGATGTTGCATGTGCCGATCCTCCACTTGTTTTACTTCGGTTTACATCGGTTACATTAAAAATGTTTCTTGCTCCGACCGTTACTTCAAATCTGTCTTTGAAGAAATTCTTTCTGATTGATGCATCAAACCAATTACTGGCAGCGATAGTAGACAGCACGTATTCTGACGCACCTTCCTCAAACTGTTGTGTTTTTCCATTGTATTTGTAATAACCCGAAATAATTGTTTTCCACTTTGGAATATTATAAGACACACTTGCATTTAAATTAAACGAATAGAGAAAATCATCGTTTGAAACATTTTTTTGATTGTCTAATCGCTGCGAAACTCCTACCAATGCAGCTCCAACATTAATCGTCAAGCTATTTAATCTGAACTGATTCGTTGTAGAAAAATTCCACATTCTGTATTTACTAATATTGATGTATTGATTTTCAGGTGTACCGGTATTTGGATTGTTCCCTATAAATACCATGTCAATTCTATCGTTAACATCCAGGTAGCTTCCCCCAATTGTATTTGATATTTGTAGTCCTGAAGGAAAAGAAGTAAACTTTTTAACACTTGTTTCATAAGAAGTACTTGTTTCCGGAATCAAGTTTTCATTTCCTGCAAAAAAGTGCCCATCGAAAATTTGATTCACATACAATTCCTCAAAATTTGGAGTTCTAAAACCGTTACCATACGATCCTCTCAACTCAACCCCTTTATCAAACAAATATCTTAATGCAACTGAAGAAGCATATTGATTTTTAAATTTAGACTGTGCCGAAAATCTCAATCCCGGTTTTATAGAAAACCGATCGGTAGCCATAATTTCTGAAGAAACAAAAAAATCATAGTTCTCTATCGTTTTATAAACCGATTCAATCACATTATTCTTTTTTTGAACAAGTGCGAATCCTTTATTGTTTACAAATTCATATCCCACCTGCAAATCAATACTTTTGTCTGAGAAAAAATTATTTAATGTCCCTGTAGAAGAAAGAACTTCCATCGACTGATCTTTCTTCTTCTCGTTCGCCCCTTCAGTTTTAGTAAACAAATAATACGTGAAATTCTCTATTTCTCGCTGTTGCTTCTGATGTGTAACAGAAACATTATACGTTAATTGTGAGAACAGCGATCCGGTTGCATTTAAATTATGAAAGTACCTGTTGGTAAAATATCTTTTATCATCAGCAGCACGATAGGATCCCAAAGCAGGATTAAAAAGAGACTGTACAGTACTATTATAAAAATCTACATCTTCATCTAAGTACTCAAATTTATAGAAGAATCGAAAATCGTCTTTTCGATACGATAACATTGCGTTTCCGTTTAACTGATCTTTTGGTAGCCAACTGTAACCTCGCATAAAATCAGTTTGAAAGTAATCCTTACCCTTTTTACCATTTAAAAAACCTTGGAAATCATTTCTATTTGCTCCTACACTTACAAACCAGTTCTCATTAAAAGTATGCGCTACACGTAAAGATTGAATATGACGTCCTTTATCAAAAAGAGCGTATTCTTTTCCAACGGTCTCCTCTTGCACTGCGGCATTAATATCCCACTTATATTTAGATGATTTTTTAGTTATAATATTAAGAACTCCGCTTACCGCATTGGCTCCGTAGCTAACTCCCATAGAACCTTCTACAATTTCAATATGATCCACATCACTTAGGTTAATCTGAGACAAATCTGTATTGTTCCCCAGACCGGCTTCATTAACTAATGGTATATTATCAACTAAAATTTTAAAGTATTGCGCATCTAATCCAAATAACGAAACGGTTGAGCGTCCGGTTGTACCACTAGGTCTAACAGTTATATTTAAGTATTGATTTAAAACGTCTGCTAAGTTATTTGCTGCTAAATTTTGTATGTCCTGATTAGAAATCACACGAACATTAAACACTGATTTTTTTATAGACTGTGGCTCAAACTGCCCGGTAACAACCACTTCAGAAAGTTTATTTACAGCCGTGGTATCTTTCTTTTGTGCAAAGGAGATTTGACAAAAAAGAAAAGCTGCAAAAAAGATAAATTTGATTTTCATTATTTTTATTCAATCTTAATAATGGCGCAAATGTATTAATTATTTTTATTTGTTCTAAATAAAATACATATATTTGCGAAAATTTAAAAACAAAATATTACGTTATGATTTCAAAAAGCCTCTATTTTTCAGCTGTTATGGCTTTGGCTTGCAGCCTTGGTTTCAGTCAGGATAAAAAACAACAAGA
It encodes the following:
- a CDS encoding TonB-dependent receptor plug domain-containing protein; the encoded protein is MKIKFIFFAAFLFCQISFAQKKDTTAVNKLSEVVVTGQFEPQSIKKSVFNVRVISNQDIQNLAANNLADVLNQYLNITVRPSGTTGRSTVSLFGLDAQYFKILVDNIPLVNEAGLGNNTDLSQINLSDVDHIEIVEGSMGVSYGANAVSGVLNIITKKSSKYKWDINAAVQEETVGKEYALFDKGRHIQSLRVAHTFNENWFVSVGANRNDFQGFLNGKKGKDYFQTDFMRGYSWLPKDQLNGNAMLSYRKDDFRFFYKFEYLDEDVDFYNSTVQSLFNPALGSYRAADDKRYFTNRYFHNLNATGSLFSQLTYNVSVTHQKQQREIENFTYYLFTKTEGANEKKKDQSMEVLSSTGTLNNFFSDKSIDLQVGYEFVNNKGFALVQKKNNVIESVYKTIENYDFFVSSEIMATDRFSIKPGLRFSAQSKFKNQYASSVALRYLFDKGVELRGSYGNGFRTPNFEELYVNQIFDGHFFAGNENLIPETSTSYETSVKKFTSFPSGLQISNTIGGSYLDVNDRIDMVFIGNNPNTGTPENQYINISKYRMWNFSTTNQFRLNSLTINVGAALVGVSQRLDNQKNVSNDDFLYSFNLNASVSYNIPKWKTIISGYYKYNGKTQQFEEGASEYVLSTIAASNWFDASIRKNFFKDRFEVTVGARNIFNVTDVNRSKTSGGSAHATSSNLMLAYGRSYFFKLAYNLNF